The Paracholeplasma manati sequence GCATTCCATGTTTTCCCACCAAAGGGTTCAAAGGCCGTGATTAGAATCATTTGAATTGATCCAAGAAATCTTTGCCTTTCATGGTTTCTGGTTCATACTTAGATAAGCCTTCAAAATCCACTTGTCTCATCACTTCAAATGCGACCAGAGCGACGGCGTTGGACAGATTGAGCGAACGGATTTTGTCGGTGGTTGGGATCCTATAACAGGTATCCATATGCGCAGCTAAAATGGTGCGGTCTACCCCAGTGGACTCTTTACCGAAAATCAAATAAATCGGTTCAGTAATCTTCGTATAATCTATTTCAGAGTAGGTCTTTTTACCGTAACGGGTTAAAAAGAAATACTGACCTGGGTTTTTGGATGAAAAATCTGCATAGTTTTCGTAAATGGTGTAGTTTAAATCTTTGATGTAATCCAAGGCACTTCTTCTCAAATACTTTTCATCTAAGGAGAATCCCAAAGGTTTAATCAAATGAAGTTTCGCATTGATGCCAACACAGGTCCGCATGATGTTCCCCGTATTTTGAGGGATTTCAGGTTCAAATAAAACAATGTTTAAGTCCATATTAGTCCTCCTTCAGTGCTTTTAAGACACGGTCTAAGGTATCTTGATACCATAAAATCGATGATTTGTCTGGTCCAGACGCGATCAAATCGATGTGTTCTTTCATATTAAGTCGTTTGATGATGAGCAATGCATTACGCATCAAC is a genomic window containing:
- a CDS encoding tRNA (cytidine(34)-2'-O)-methyltransferase gives rise to the protein MDLNIVLFEPEIPQNTGNIMRTCVGINAKLHLIKPLGFSLDEKYLRRSALDYIKDLNYTIYENYADFSSKNPGQYFFLTRYGKKTYSEIDYTKITEPIYLIFGKESTGVDRTILAAHMDTCYRIPTTDKIRSLNLSNAVALVAFEVMRQVDFEGLSKYEPETMKGKDFLDQFK